Proteins from a single region of Chryseomicrobium sp. FSL W7-1435:
- a CDS encoding endonuclease — translation MKQSSWMKKWMKRSVLSLAAAALVFPGVQTPEPVSAQTTDLLISEYIEGSSNNKAIEIFNGTGQSVNLSGYQVAYHQNGSTSVSGSLNLSGTLAAGDVLVVYNPSSASGIISKGDVASTVIQHNGDDTILLKKNGTTIDSFGQIGVDPGTAWSANGVSTVDKTLVRKSTVTSGDTNATNAFDPSAQWTAYPVDTFTFLGSHQADGGTTTPPPTGTINDANGYYTNVSGLSGSALKTRLNDIIDNHTKLSYDAVWDALKYTDEDPANSSNVILFYSGLSRSKTLNGGDLGDWNREHVWAKSHGDFGTTTGAGTDLHHLRATDVQVNGARGNLDFDIGGTTIVNCFDCKKDGDSFEPPNRVKGDVARILFYMATRYEVGDQLDLELNNQVNNGTAPYHGKLSVLLQWHAQDPVDAAELRRNQRIFERQGNRNPFIDNPQWATSIFSN, via the coding sequence ATGAAGCAATCAAGTTGGATGAAAAAATGGATGAAACGCAGTGTGTTATCACTAGCTGCAGCAGCGTTAGTATTTCCTGGAGTACAAACACCAGAACCTGTTTCTGCACAGACGACAGATTTATTGATTTCAGAGTACATCGAAGGATCTAGCAACAACAAGGCTATCGAAATTTTTAATGGCACTGGTCAATCGGTCAATTTATCGGGTTACCAAGTGGCTTATCATCAAAACGGTTCCACTTCAGTTTCAGGAAGCTTGAATTTGTCAGGAACGTTGGCAGCCGGTGATGTACTAGTCGTCTACAATCCATCGTCGGCATCAGGCATTATTTCCAAAGGTGACGTCGCATCAACCGTCATCCAGCACAACGGAGACGATACGATTTTATTGAAAAAGAACGGAACGACGATTGATTCGTTCGGCCAAATTGGTGTTGACCCTGGCACGGCATGGTCAGCGAATGGTGTTTCAACAGTCGATAAGACGTTGGTTCGCAAATCAACGGTCACATCAGGAGATACGAATGCTACCAACGCATTTGACCCTTCTGCTCAGTGGACAGCTTATCCGGTAGATACCTTTACATTCTTAGGTTCCCATCAAGCGGATGGGGGCACTACGACACCACCGCCAACGGGAACAATTAACGATGCTAATGGCTATTACACAAATGTTTCTGGCCTGTCAGGCAGCGCTTTGAAAACTCGTTTGAATGACATTATCGACAACCACACAAAACTTTCCTATGATGCAGTTTGGGATGCTTTAAAATATACAGATGAGGATCCTGCTAACTCTTCTAATGTAATCCTATTCTATAGTGGGCTCTCTCGTTCGAAAACGTTAAATGGCGGAGACTTAGGAGACTGGAATCGGGAACATGTTTGGGCTAAGTCTCATGGAGATTTCGGCACAACTACTGGCGCAGGAACAGATCTTCACCATTTGCGCGCGACAGATGTGCAAGTCAATGGCGCTCGCGGAAACCTTGATTTTGATATCGGCGGAACAACAATTGTGAATTGTTTCGATTGTAAAAAAGACGGTGATTCATTTGAGCCGCCAAATCGTGTCAAAGGGGACGTAGCGCGTATCCTGTTTTACATGGCAACACGCTATGAGGTCGGCGATCAGCTAGATCTTGAATTGAACAATCAAGTGAACAACGGCACCGCTCCTTACCACGGGAAACTGTCTGTTCTCCTGCAGTGGCATGCACAAGATCCTGTAGATGCAGCAGAGCTCCGTCGCAACCAACGCATTTTCGAGAGACAAGGCAACCGTAACCCGTTTATCGATAATCCACAGTGGGCAACTTCCATTTTCAGCAACTAA
- a CDS encoding M20/M25/M40 family metallo-hydrolase codes for MLKTTEPERRKEDLHMYQWQTPESLQTLLEELVGWDSRSTTAGEIDFAHKLEQKLNQLPYFQQNPQNLVLGDAGEQRKFVAALSTHPDATKTIVLISHFDTVGIEEYGELATHAYSPDALEKEFRAHKDSLSEVAAADLESGDYLWGRGTMDMKAGLAIHMAIVEKAIAEQWPINLVLLTVPDEEVNSAGMRAAVKLLAEWKEEKKLAYALFLNGEPVFSMNPTDTEYKVYSGSIGKIMPSALFYGKETHVGEPLSGMTSSLLASMMTRRMEMNPKFEEVVYGEVTPLPVTLHQKDLRESYSTQTPFLSSALYNVFTMKQSAADVFDEFEEVAKFAANEIDEWYTKVCERQGGSPLGKVRVMRYEALENYAVERLGEATVEAIKKQCLSLQDLDDREIAIQLTKELLTRFPELAPAIVLLFTPPYYPAVNSTEDSLVQACISGIQALAKEKFELDVTQVHYFNGISDLSYVNYVGDPTGWEVYEANTPVWEVTYSIPFKEMEQLKAPVLNVGPFGKDAHKRTERLHIQSAFVETPMFVEEVIKTVIKRQTV; via the coding sequence ATGCTTAAGACAACAGAACCTGAACGCCGAAAGGAAGATTTGCATATGTACCAGTGGCAGACACCAGAAAGTCTACAAACTCTTCTCGAAGAACTTGTTGGCTGGGATAGTCGCAGCACGACTGCCGGAGAAATAGATTTTGCTCATAAGCTCGAACAGAAGCTAAATCAGCTTCCTTATTTTCAACAAAATCCTCAAAACTTAGTTTTAGGCGATGCTGGAGAACAGCGAAAGTTTGTCGCAGCGTTGTCGACCCATCCGGACGCAACAAAAACAATCGTATTGATCAGTCACTTCGATACAGTTGGCATTGAAGAATATGGTGAACTTGCAACACATGCCTACTCACCCGATGCACTTGAAAAAGAATTCCGTGCGCATAAAGATTCTTTGTCAGAAGTAGCTGCAGCAGATTTAGAATCTGGAGATTACTTGTGGGGACGCGGGACGATGGATATGAAAGCAGGCCTTGCAATACATATGGCTATTGTGGAAAAGGCGATTGCAGAACAGTGGCCCATCAACCTCGTTCTCTTAACAGTGCCAGACGAAGAAGTAAACTCTGCAGGGATGCGAGCGGCTGTGAAATTATTAGCTGAATGGAAAGAAGAGAAGAAGCTCGCCTACGCTCTATTTTTAAATGGCGAACCGGTGTTTTCCATGAATCCCACAGACACAGAATACAAAGTCTACTCGGGGTCCATCGGAAAAATTATGCCGTCTGCCTTGTTTTATGGGAAAGAAACGCATGTCGGAGAACCGCTGAGCGGAATGACTTCAAGTTTGTTAGCTTCCATGATGACACGTCGAATGGAAATGAATCCAAAGTTTGAAGAAGTCGTCTACGGAGAAGTGACACCGCTTCCGGTTACGCTTCATCAAAAAGATTTGCGTGAAAGTTATTCAACACAAACACCGTTTTTGTCGTCAGCTCTTTACAATGTATTCACAATGAAGCAAAGTGCAGCGGATGTTTTTGATGAGTTTGAAGAAGTGGCAAAATTTGCAGCGAATGAAATTGATGAATGGTATACGAAGGTATGCGAAAGACAAGGGGGAAGTCCTTTAGGAAAAGTTAGAGTGATGCGCTATGAAGCTCTAGAAAACTATGCAGTAGAGCGCTTGGGAGAAGCAACTGTGGAGGCAATCAAAAAACAATGCTTGTCACTACAAGATCTTGACGATCGTGAAATTGCAATTCAATTAACAAAAGAACTGCTCACTCGTTTTCCAGAACTAGCGCCGGCCATTGTTTTACTATTCACTCCACCGTATTATCCAGCGGTGAACTCAACAGAAGACTCTCTAGTACAGGCATGTATTTCCGGAATTCAAGCTCTAGCAAAGGAGAAGTTTGAATTGGATGTTACACAAGTGCATTACTTTAATGGCATTTCTGACTTGAGTTATGTGAATTACGTAGGAGATCCAACAGGCTGGGAAGTTTACGAGGCCAATACGCCGGTATGGGAAGTGACCTACTCCATTCCGTTTAAAGAAATGGAACAATTGAAGGCACCAGTACTGAATGTCGGGCCTTTCGGAAAAGACGCCCATAAACGCACAGAGCGACTGCATATCCAAAGCGCTTTTGTGGAAACACCAATGTTTGTAGAAGAAGTCATTAAAACAGTGATCAAAAGACAAACAGTTTAA
- a CDS encoding alpha/beta hydrolase — translation MGKWIEVEQDVKVFVEDIGQGDPVVFIHGWPLSNQSFEGQISAIAENGFRYIGIDLRGLGKSDRPWSAYDYDMAASDLDKVVTSLGLTNFVLGGFSMGGPIAIRYITNFGADKVKHLLLMGAAAPRFTQTEGFEHGMKPEEVDDIIANIEKDRPGFINEFSGMFFAKDHSDSFIKWFQSLALESSAHGTIGYAKALRDEDLQQETKALTLPVTLFHGAKDEICPIELSHWMNEHIENSTLVTFEESGHGMYVDEKDKFNEELVKLLKS, via the coding sequence ATGGGAAAGTGGATTGAAGTAGAACAAGATGTAAAGGTTTTTGTGGAGGATATTGGGCAAGGAGATCCCGTCGTATTCATTCATGGATGGCCTCTAAGCAATCAATCTTTTGAAGGGCAAATCAGTGCAATTGCAGAAAATGGTTTCCGTTATATCGGGATTGATTTGCGTGGTTTAGGAAAATCAGATCGTCCGTGGAGCGCTTATGACTATGATATGGCTGCCTCGGATTTGGATAAAGTCGTTACATCTCTCGGCTTAACAAACTTTGTGCTTGGTGGATTTTCAATGGGTGGCCCTATTGCCATTCGGTACATCACCAATTTCGGCGCTGACAAAGTGAAACACTTATTGTTGATGGGGGCGGCTGCTCCTCGCTTCACGCAAACAGAAGGTTTTGAGCATGGCATGAAACCTGAAGAAGTCGATGATATTATCGCCAATATCGAAAAAGACCGCCCTGGCTTTATCAATGAATTCTCAGGTATGTTTTTTGCAAAAGATCATTCAGATTCCTTTATTAAGTGGTTCCAATCGCTTGCACTTGAAAGTTCTGCTCATGGCACAATTGGGTATGCGAAAGCATTGCGGGATGAGGATCTTCAACAAGAGACGAAGGCGTTGACTCTTCCAGTTACGTTGTTCCACGGAGCTAAAGACGAAATCTGCCCTATCGAACTCTCCCACTGGATGAACGAACACATTGAAAATTCCACACTTGTGACCTTCGAAGAAAGTGGGCATGGGATGTATGTGGATGAGAAAGATAAGTTTAATGAAGAGTTAGTAAAGTTGTTGAAGAGCTAG
- a CDS encoding pullulanase: protein MRVGKEKTISWMTVIALVMGVWLPFVQTAPVVAQETQLADTTKEERTVRMTYVREDGQFGDWNIWAWNTGVKDDQLEFQTKEGQQAVANIAVGPDTKQFGFVLRSTYDWNTAQKEFGDRFIPVNSNDTLTKAYVTSGVEEIRIVPDGSKPVIEQGNATFYYRDKELFKQDLMGTIEDVKLKFAGDVYDMTYEQQNERFVVEVSSIPNGVTTYTYLVTRDGVTTEVADPYNTVDGVSSIDFRQADLVVTGDVVPQVITSTDQAVLNLSIEGLTEGLTISSIVVDDSALGGTGALPIDPAVSKITLSVKDTISTGVKELPIVVKDSYGNSYSSSVEVEVAQSPGEALEWDESVIYFMLTDRFFDGDSSNNDPYDIQYDSSKRGTYQGGDLKGITEKLDYLDDLGVNTVWISPIVDNVKYDVRLGEDGEPYYGYHGYWANDFSKLNPHFGTMEELHELIDELHARDMKLMVDVVLNHSGYGLKDVDANLSNPPAGYPTEEDRAPFRDLLRQGSTVGTDEVVGELAGLPDFKTEDPAVRQQIIDWQTQWLDMATTPNGNTIDAFRVDTVKHVEDATWTALKAELTEKKPDFKLIGEAWGASASNSLGYLQSGMMDSLLDFEFKSIARSLVDGNIKVANDSLQARHDKLSNTATLGQFLGSHDEDGFLHNVGGDKGKLKVAASLQATAKGQPVIYYGEELGQSGANNYPYYDNRYNLAWDQVEGNDVLAHYTKLLNFRADHSAAFAKGERKTLTSSDEDNLLFFEHSYQNDAVYVGLNVATESQQVTIQTDQPNGQLTEHYSGKTITLDETGKAVVAIPSNADGGTVLLTVPNGHITAVQSGETAGEEVAPVPDNHIRIHYNRTDGNYDNFGAWLWNDVASPSANWPVGATMFKNTDSYGSYIDVPLASGAKNIGFLVMDITKGDAGKDGGDKGFTIVSPEQNEIWIKQGDNTVYTYEPVELAENTVRIHYTRDSGDYENFGIWNWGDVANPSANWPTDAANFSGVDRYGAYVDILLTEDAREIGFLIVNEATQEKDGGDKSFNLLDKYNRLWIKQGDDTVYISPYGDVATGLLTGEVVSEDTIRLGFTMTDGLDPERLKTELAITDATGASIPVSDVVIADDKTVTVTATFELGKLPLSITYAGRTVSAKAGWRLIDSLYAYEGDDLGASYSKGDVTLKLWAPTATEVIANFYDKNDASKQIGSLPLTLGESGVWSVQATAKQLKVKDLKGYYYQYEVTNDGVTKQVLDPYAKSMAAFTVNTEGQPGEDGDVVGKAAIIDLKGTDPKGFSHAKIDGYEKREDAIIYEVHVRDFTSDPTIDKELKSRWGSYTALIDKLDYIQSLGVTHIQLLPVMAWYYGDETQMNERELDYSAGGNEYNWGYDPHSYFSPDGAYSEDPTDPELRIKELKQLIDAIHDREMGVILDVVYTHMAKASHLNDIVPDYYAFQDANGNFLGGFGNNLATNHVMAEKLMVDSVKYWFDEYKIDGMRFDMMGDATYPSIQNAYDAAAEINPDALFIGEGWRTFAGHIADPSLADMGADQDWMNKTDDVGVFSDEIRNELKSGFGSEGEPRFLTGGARSIDTIFNNIKGQPSNTAHDDPGDMVQYIEAHDNMTLYDVIAQSIKKDPAIPENNLEIHKRMRVGNALILTSQGTAFLHAGQEYGRTKQWFGEGVPEQKYHELEDAEGNSFGYFIHDSYDSSDAINMFDWQKATNKKLYSINTTTSAYTEGLIKLRRSTDAFRLGDKALVDSNVKLLDIPEVAASDLAMAYENKSTDGTGTYYVFVNADTKSRTFTLGNLDLSKGEVVVDSDEAGVKKVKKASGFTLSSSALKLEPLTTVVVKVAEPKGKSKGKGKN, encoded by the coding sequence ATGAGAGTGGGCAAAGAAAAGACGATTTCGTGGATGACCGTGATTGCCTTAGTGATGGGTGTGTGGCTTCCATTTGTGCAAACAGCACCAGTGGTTGCACAAGAAACCCAACTGGCAGATACAACCAAAGAGGAACGTACGGTTCGAATGACATACGTTCGAGAGGATGGTCAGTTTGGCGACTGGAACATCTGGGCCTGGAATACTGGTGTCAAAGATGATCAGTTAGAGTTTCAAACGAAAGAAGGCCAACAAGCAGTAGCCAATATTGCGGTAGGTCCGGATACAAAACAATTTGGTTTTGTATTGCGCAGCACATACGATTGGAACACAGCACAAAAAGAGTTTGGAGATCGTTTTATACCAGTTAACTCAAACGATACGTTAACAAAAGCTTACGTAACGAGTGGTGTGGAAGAGATTCGTATCGTTCCTGATGGCTCCAAACCCGTCATCGAACAAGGAAATGCGACATTTTATTACCGAGATAAAGAACTTTTTAAACAAGATTTAATGGGAACGATTGAGGACGTCAAACTGAAATTTGCAGGCGATGTCTATGATATGACCTATGAACAACAAAACGAGCGCTTTGTCGTCGAGGTATCCTCGATTCCCAATGGAGTTACAACTTATACGTATCTTGTAACACGTGATGGGGTGACGACAGAAGTAGCTGATCCTTATAACACGGTAGATGGCGTTTCTTCTATCGATTTCAGACAAGCAGACCTTGTGGTGACTGGAGATGTGGTGCCACAAGTGATTACTTCAACTGACCAAGCGGTTTTGAATCTTTCTATAGAAGGACTAACGGAAGGTCTTACAATCTCATCAATCGTAGTGGATGATTCAGCACTTGGTGGGACAGGAGCTCTTCCAATCGATCCAGCTGTTTCCAAGATCACCTTGTCGGTAAAAGATACTATTTCGACAGGTGTGAAAGAACTACCAATAGTAGTGAAAGATTCTTATGGAAATAGTTATTCAAGTTCGGTAGAAGTTGAAGTCGCACAATCACCTGGAGAAGCCTTGGAGTGGGATGAATCCGTCATTTACTTTATGCTGACGGACCGATTCTTTGATGGGGATTCTTCGAATAATGATCCATACGACATCCAGTATGATTCATCAAAACGAGGAACTTATCAAGGGGGAGACTTAAAGGGGATCACTGAAAAGCTTGATTATTTAGACGACCTTGGAGTGAACACAGTATGGATCAGTCCGATTGTCGACAATGTGAAATACGATGTGCGTTTAGGCGAAGATGGGGAGCCTTATTACGGCTACCACGGGTATTGGGCAAACGATTTTTCAAAGCTGAATCCTCATTTTGGCACTATGGAAGAATTACACGAATTAATCGATGAGCTACATGCTCGTGATATGAAGCTGATGGTAGATGTGGTGTTGAATCACTCAGGTTATGGATTGAAAGATGTCGACGCCAATCTGTCAAATCCTCCAGCCGGCTATCCGACTGAAGAGGACCGTGCACCTTTCCGTGACCTGTTGCGTCAGGGATCCACAGTTGGAACTGATGAAGTGGTAGGAGAATTAGCAGGCCTACCTGACTTTAAAACAGAAGATCCAGCGGTGCGTCAACAAATCATCGACTGGCAAACACAATGGTTAGATATGGCCACAACACCTAATGGCAACACAATTGATGCATTCCGAGTAGATACTGTGAAGCACGTAGAGGATGCGACATGGACAGCTTTGAAAGCTGAACTTACGGAGAAGAAGCCTGATTTCAAATTGATTGGGGAAGCATGGGGAGCAAGTGCTAGCAACTCTTTAGGTTATTTACAATCTGGAATGATGGATTCTCTTCTTGATTTTGAATTCAAATCAATTGCGCGCTCGCTAGTAGATGGCAACATCAAAGTAGCGAATGATTCTTTACAAGCACGCCATGACAAACTTTCTAATACAGCCACTTTAGGACAGTTTTTGGGAAGTCATGATGAAGACGGGTTCTTGCATAATGTTGGCGGTGATAAAGGAAAATTAAAAGTAGCGGCTTCTTTACAAGCAACAGCTAAAGGACAACCAGTCATTTATTACGGCGAAGAACTTGGCCAGTCAGGTGCCAATAATTATCCGTACTATGACAACCGCTACAATTTGGCATGGGATCAAGTAGAAGGAAATGATGTCCTTGCCCATTACACGAAACTATTGAATTTCCGTGCGGATCACTCTGCAGCATTTGCTAAAGGAGAGCGTAAAACTCTCACAAGCTCTGACGAGGACAATCTATTGTTCTTTGAGCATAGCTACCAAAACGATGCAGTTTATGTGGGACTCAATGTAGCAACCGAGTCGCAGCAAGTGACGATTCAAACGGACCAGCCAAATGGTCAACTTACAGAACACTATTCTGGCAAGACAATTACGCTCGATGAGACAGGAAAAGCTGTAGTAGCAATTCCGTCGAATGCAGATGGCGGGACTGTTCTACTGACAGTTCCTAATGGTCACATAACGGCAGTACAATCTGGAGAAACGGCTGGGGAAGAAGTGGCACCTGTGCCAGACAACCATATCCGCATTCACTACAACCGAACAGACGGCAACTATGACAATTTTGGTGCTTGGTTGTGGAATGATGTAGCTAGCCCATCGGCGAACTGGCCTGTAGGTGCAACGATGTTTAAAAACACAGACAGCTACGGTAGCTATATTGACGTACCATTAGCTTCTGGAGCGAAAAACATCGGATTCCTCGTCATGGATATTACAAAAGGTGATGCAGGAAAAGATGGTGGCGACAAAGGATTTACCATTGTCTCTCCCGAACAAAATGAAATTTGGATCAAGCAAGGAGATAACACGGTCTATACGTATGAACCAGTTGAGTTAGCAGAAAACACGGTTCGTATTCATTACACGCGAGATTCTGGCGATTACGAAAACTTCGGTATTTGGAACTGGGGCGATGTAGCTAATCCATCTGCCAATTGGCCGACGGATGCAGCAAACTTCAGTGGAGTAGATCGCTATGGTGCGTATGTAGATATCCTTCTTACAGAAGATGCAAGAGAGATTGGTTTCTTGATTGTCAATGAAGCCACGCAAGAAAAAGATGGTGGAGATAAGTCCTTTAACCTTCTTGATAAATACAATCGACTTTGGATCAAGCAAGGAGACGATACGGTTTACATCAGCCCTTATGGCGATGTGGCAACTGGACTCCTCACGGGTGAGGTCGTTTCTGAAGATACCATAAGACTTGGTTTCACAATGACAGATGGCCTTGATCCAGAGCGATTAAAAACTGAGCTAGCGATTACAGATGCTACAGGTGCCTCAATTCCGGTAAGTGACGTGGTAATTGCAGATGATAAAACTGTCACTGTTACAGCTACATTTGAACTTGGTAAATTACCACTTTCCATTACGTATGCTGGTCGCACGGTTTCGGCTAAAGCTGGATGGCGCTTAATCGATTCCCTCTATGCATATGAGGGAGATGACTTAGGAGCAAGTTATTCGAAAGGCGATGTGACATTAAAACTATGGGCACCAACAGCTACTGAAGTTATAGCAAACTTTTATGATAAGAATGATGCTTCTAAACAAATCGGTTCTCTACCGCTCACACTTGGTGAATCGGGCGTATGGTCCGTCCAGGCCACGGCGAAGCAACTGAAAGTTAAGGACTTAAAAGGCTACTACTATCAGTACGAAGTCACGAATGATGGTGTGACAAAACAAGTACTTGACCCTTACGCCAAGTCAATGGCTGCTTTCACTGTTAACACGGAAGGTCAACCTGGTGAGGACGGGGACGTTGTAGGAAAGGCAGCCATTATCGATTTAAAAGGCACTGATCCTAAAGGATTTTCACATGCCAAAATTGATGGCTATGAAAAGCGTGAAGACGCTATTATTTACGAAGTTCATGTACGTGATTTCACATCAGATCCAACGATTGATAAAGAGTTAAAATCCAGATGGGGTTCATATACGGCATTGATTGACAAGCTGGATTACATCCAATCATTGGGTGTCACTCATATTCAATTGCTTCCGGTCATGGCTTGGTACTACGGTGACGAAACGCAGATGAATGAGCGCGAATTGGACTACTCTGCTGGTGGCAATGAATACAACTGGGGCTATGACCCACATAGCTATTTCTCGCCAGATGGAGCTTACTCAGAAGACCCAACGGACCCAGAACTTCGCATCAAAGAGTTAAAGCAATTGATTGATGCCATTCATGATCGTGAGATGGGCGTTATCCTAGATGTTGTTTATACGCATATGGCAAAAGCGTCTCATTTGAATGACATCGTCCCAGACTATTATGCATTCCAAGATGCCAACGGAAACTTCTTAGGTGGGTTCGGAAACAACTTAGCGACCAACCACGTGATGGCTGAAAAATTAATGGTGGACTCTGTGAAATACTGGTTTGATGAATACAAAATTGATGGCATGCGTTTTGACATGATGGGGGATGCGACGTATCCTTCGATTCAAAATGCTTATGACGCTGCAGCTGAAATCAATCCCGATGCATTATTTATCGGTGAAGGCTGGAGAACATTTGCAGGTCACATCGCGGATCCATCCCTTGCTGACATGGGAGCGGATCAAGATTGGATGAACAAAACAGATGATGTTGGTGTATTCTCAGATGAAATTCGTAACGAATTGAAATCTGGTTTTGGTTCTGAAGGGGAGCCTCGCTTCTTAACTGGTGGTGCACGCTCTATCGACACGATTTTCAACAATATTAAAGGGCAGCCTTCCAATACGGCACACGATGACCCAGGCGATATGGTGCAGTATATAGAAGCACATGACAACATGACACTGTATGATGTCATTGCCCAGTCCATTAAAAAAGATCCGGCTATTCCGGAAAATAATCTTGAAATCCATAAGCGTATGCGAGTCGGGAACGCCCTGATCTTAACATCTCAAGGAACAGCCTTCCTACATGCTGGGCAAGAGTATGGTCGCACTAAACAGTGGTTTGGAGAAGGGGTTCCGGAACAAAAGTATCATGAACTGGAAGATGCAGAAGGCAATTCGTTCGGTTACTTCATTCATGATTCGTATGATTCTTCCGATGCCATCAATATGTTTGATTGGCAAAAAGCGACCAATAAAAAGCTATACTCTATTAACACAACCACTAGCGCTTACACAGAAGGGTTGATTAAACTTCGTCGCTCGACTGATGCCTTCCGTCTAGGGGACAAAGCACTCGTCGACTCTAACGTGAAGTTACTCGACATTCCTGAAGTGGCAGCTTCTGATTTGGCGATGGCTTATGAAAACAAATCAACAGATGGCACAGGAACCTATTATGTATTTGTTAATGCGGATACAAAATCCCGTACATTTACGTTAGGGAATCTCGACCTATCCAAAGGGGAAGTAGTAGTGGATAGTGACGAGGCAGGCGTTAAAAAAGTGAAGAAAGCTTCAGGGTTTACACTTTCTTCATCGGCATTAAAACTTGAGCCTCTCACAACAGTAGTTGTGAAGGTAGCCGAGCCGAAAGGAAAGTCAAAAGGCAAAGGCAAGAACTAA
- a CDS encoding MurR/RpiR family transcriptional regulator: protein MEQFLTQKIEQLFPTLSKSQQRVAKLVLDDPTAVLLHSAAELGKRAATSETTVIRFCYTLGLTGYTQLQNEMTSTVVKTSSLGAYMASKESMSTKDHVAAEIMRDFSHQLEEIGQAIDEELFSVATEKLHHAKKIVLIGEGASYIAAQWFGFTLSMLRPNVQVGTKDSTSLIQLYRDADAETLVVIISLHRYYKESLEVTEHLQKLGAQVLAITDSSVAPVTRFADYCFALKGNQTSTIDLIPSVMAFLNTLVAGMMKQDMSYYKEQKEKYEQMHLLYLQKRWS, encoded by the coding sequence GTGGAACAATTCCTCACACAAAAGATTGAACAATTGTTTCCGACACTTTCAAAATCCCAACAGCGAGTCGCAAAGCTAGTACTGGATGACCCGACAGCCGTTCTTCTCCATTCCGCAGCAGAGCTTGGCAAACGGGCAGCTACGAGCGAGACGACCGTCATTCGATTTTGCTATACATTAGGGCTGACAGGCTATACACAGCTGCAAAATGAGATGACTTCCACAGTGGTAAAAACCAGTTCGCTCGGCGCCTATATGGCATCTAAAGAATCAATGAGTACGAAAGATCATGTAGCAGCAGAAATCATGCGTGATTTTAGTCATCAGCTTGAAGAAATAGGACAAGCTATTGATGAGGAATTATTTTCTGTTGCTACAGAAAAGTTGCACCACGCCAAAAAAATCGTGTTGATTGGGGAAGGGGCTTCGTATATTGCGGCACAGTGGTTCGGCTTTACTTTATCGATGCTGCGACCCAATGTGCAAGTAGGCACAAAAGATTCCACCTCGCTCATTCAACTGTACCGAGATGCAGATGCTGAAACTCTGGTAGTCATCATCTCTTTACACCGTTACTACAAAGAATCTTTAGAAGTAACAGAACACCTGCAAAAATTAGGTGCACAAGTCCTTGCTATAACGGATTCTAGTGTAGCGCCAGTCACTCGCTTTGCCGATTATTGTTTCGCATTAAAAGGGAACCAGACGTCAACAATTGATTTAATCCCCTCTGTGATGGCGTTTTTGAACACATTAGTTGCAGGAATGATGAAACAAGACATGTCGTATTATAAAGAACAGAAAGAAAAGTATGAGCAGATGCATCTGCTCTATTTACAAAAGAGATGGAGTTGA